In the Mesorhizobium huakuii genome, ACCTGCTCGACGATGCCGATCCAGATGTCGCGCTCGTTATCGACGGGCAGGAGCGGGAGCGCGTTGCGCGCCGACGCGATGAAGCACACGCCGACGCGGTCGTCCTCTGCGGCGGCATTGACCAGCGCGTCGAGCAGAATGGCGCGGATCACCGCGATCGGCGTCGCCGCGAAAGTGTTGCGGTAGGTTGTCCACCTGTTCTGGAGCGCCGCCAGCGCCTCTTGGACCACGGGATCGTCCTCGGGCGCGTTGGGGTCGAACGCGATGAGGGAGTAGCTCAGCGCTTTAGACGGGTTCTTTTTCAGCGCGTCGCCGAGGTCCTTTGCGGCCTGCGAGAGCTTCTCTAGAGCAGATTCGACTTACTCCGGGTCATACCCGGCTGCCTCGAAGTAGTTTCGGCATTCGGCCGGTTTGAAGGCGTCGAGGCAGTCGGCGATGACGGACCAGAGTTGATCGATGGAGCGGGCGGCTGCTTTTCTGAGTAGGGCTTTGAGCTTCGAGAACGCCATCTCGATGGGATTGAAGTCGGGCGAATATGGCGGCAGCAACAGAAGCCGTGCGCCGGTCCTTTGGATGGCCTCGCGAACGCCGGTGATCTTGTGAGCCGGCAGGTTGTCCATGACGACGATGTCGCCGGGAGAAAGTTCAGGCGCGAGCACCTGTTCGGCATAGGCCAGGAAGGCGGCGCCGTTCATCGGCCCGTCGAGCAGCATCGGTGCGGTCAGGCCGTTCAGCCGCAGTCCAGCGGTGAAGGTCGTGGTCTTCCAATGACCATGAGGAACCGGCGCACGGCAGCGTTCGCCACATTTGGCCCGCCCGCGCAGCCGCGCCATCTTGGTGGAGGCCGCAGTCTCATCAATGAAGATCAGCTTCTCGGGGTCGAGATCGAGCTGGCCGTCGAACCAGGCGCAACGGCGCGCCTTGACGTCGGGGCGCTGTTGTTCGCTGGCATGCGCCGTCTTTTTTTAAACGTGACGCAGCGCCTGTCGAGAAACATCCAGATCGTCGAAGGAACCACGCGCACGCCATGCCCGGCCGCCAGCCTCTCGGCAATCTCCGCCAGAGTGATGTCGGGCGTCTCCTCGATCAGGCCGAGGATGAAGGCTTCGTGAGGATCAAGCTTCGAGCGCGACGGTTGGCCCTGCTTGCGTGCCGCCATCTCACCCGTCTCGCGATAGCGGCGATACCAGTTCCCCGCCGTAGCAATCCCGATCCGGAACCGGCGTGCTGCCTCCCGCGTCGAAACACCCTCCGATATAGCCAAAATCACCCGACCGCGAAGGTCCGCACTCAAGCTGCGTGTCATCGTCATCTCCCTGCAAATCACAGGGAAAATGAAACAGACTTCCGCCACCGCGTGAATCCCAAATGTGACTCGGCGTTCACGGAAAATGCTCTAGCTTGGTGTCGTCCCCGCCGACGTCGATCAGCCCCTTGTTCAGGAACCCTTGAAGTGTGGCGTTGTCCACGCACTCATCCCCCTGTACCGATCTCACTTTGTTTTAGCGGACCGAGCGACCATGCCAATACGAAAAATATCTTCTATTTCCAAACTAAAAAGAGGAGGATCGATTCGTTCCGGGTCGCTTATTCGGACTAACGTCGTGTAGCATGCTGCCAGCGTGGGGTGGATTGAAAGTACATGTAAAAGTTCACAGGGGCAGGTCGAAGGGCAATTGTTTCGGCACGAGTGGCGCAGGCCGGTCGTCCATGTCGAGTTCGTACTTTCCAAATCGGCGAATGTGCCGACGGGTGTAGGGACTGAGGGCAGCAGCAAGCTTCGGAGTGACGTGCAGGCCGTCATTGGCCATGGAAGCAAGAGCCTCGGTCAAGTCGGCGACATTTGAAAGCATGATAGCGTTCGCGACCAGGCTGGCATATTTGACCTGCTTTTCCTGCTCGACCGGATCCCCGCTCTTGATGATTGGACCGCCGAATGTGATCCAGTCGAGGAAATCATTGAAGGATTCGATTTTCGTGGTTTCGGCGCGGATGGTGCACCGGATCTCGGGATTGGCGATATAACGCAGCAGGAACAGCGTACGCTCGACCCGACCGAGTTCGCGGAAGGCTTGGTATAGCCGACTTTTCCGGTTGTGCGATCCGAGTTTGCGCAGCAACATGGAGGGTAGGACCAAGCCGGCCTGAATGGAGAGGACGACCTGCATCATGTCCTGCCAATGCGTCGAGATCAAGCTCCAGTCGATTTCGCGGGTGAAGAGCCTGTCAATATGCTGGTAGCGCACCGATTTGTCGGGCCGATAGAAGGTGGCGTCACCCCAATTGCGCATACGCGGCATCAGCATGATGCCGAGAAAGCGGGAAAGACCAAAGACAGGCTCGCTTTGACCCTGGGTGTCGGCATGGAGGATGTCCGGCTGGATTGTC is a window encoding:
- a CDS encoding IS630 family transposase (programmed frameshift), coding for MTRSLSADLRGRVILAISEGVSTREAARRFRIGIATAGNWYRRYRETGEMAARKQGQPSRSKLDPHEAFILGLIEETPDITLAEIAERLAAGHGVRVVPSTIWMFLDRRCVTFKKKTAHASEQQRPDVKARRCAWFDGQLDLDPEKLIFIDETAASTKMARLRGRAKCGERCRAPVPHGHWKTTTFTAGLRLNGLTAPMLLDGPMNGAAFLAYAEQVLAPELSPGDIVVMDNLPAHKITGVREAIQRTGARLLLLPPYSPDFNPIEMAFSKLKALLRKAAARSIDQLWSVIADCLDAFKPAECRNYFEAAGYDPE